A region from the Serinibacter arcticus genome encodes:
- a CDS encoding thiolase family protein, with the protein MLGRSVVLLDAARTPFGRARPDGLYAHSRADDLAVVVVRELLRRNPDLPPHLVGEVALAATSQVGDQGLTLGRTVALLAGLPQQVPGYAIDRMCAGAMTATTQVAAQIAVGAVDVAIAGGVEHMGHHPLGADADPNPRFVAEKLVDPDALVMGATAENLHDRFPTLTKERADAYGVASQARYEAARRAGRIDADLVPVAIRDPERGWGLATADEPPRPGTTLADVADLPTPFRPGGRVTAATSSPLTDGATACVLAAEDVAAQLGLEPRMRMVSFAYAGVDPAVMGIGPVPATHRALHLAGLEIDDIGAIEINEAFAVQVLALLEELGIPDDAPHVNPDGGAIAMGHPLAASGVRLMVQLARRFEADPSVRWGMTTMCVGLGQGGTVIWENPHHPDYTPVTPEAAL; encoded by the coding sequence ATGCTCGGCCGCTCGGTCGTCCTGCTGGACGCCGCCCGCACACCGTTCGGCCGCGCCCGTCCCGACGGGCTGTACGCCCACTCGCGGGCCGACGACCTCGCCGTCGTGGTGGTCCGCGAGCTGCTGCGCCGCAACCCCGACCTGCCGCCGCACCTCGTCGGTGAGGTCGCACTGGCCGCCACCAGCCAGGTCGGCGACCAGGGCCTCACGCTCGGCCGCACCGTCGCGCTTCTCGCCGGGCTCCCGCAGCAGGTGCCCGGCTACGCGATCGACCGGATGTGCGCGGGCGCGATGACCGCCACCACGCAGGTCGCGGCCCAGATCGCCGTCGGCGCCGTCGACGTCGCGATCGCCGGCGGCGTGGAGCACATGGGCCACCACCCGCTCGGCGCCGACGCCGATCCCAACCCGCGCTTCGTGGCCGAGAAGCTGGTGGACCCCGACGCCCTCGTGATGGGTGCGACGGCGGAGAACCTGCACGACCGCTTCCCCACGCTGACGAAGGAGCGCGCCGACGCGTACGGCGTCGCGAGCCAGGCGCGCTACGAGGCCGCCCGCCGCGCCGGCCGCATCGACGCCGACCTCGTGCCCGTCGCGATCCGCGACCCCGAGCGCGGCTGGGGGCTGGCGACGGCCGACGAGCCGCCTCGCCCCGGCACGACGCTCGCCGACGTCGCCGACCTGCCGACGCCCTTCCGCCCCGGCGGCCGCGTCACCGCCGCCACGTCCTCCCCGCTGACCGACGGCGCGACGGCGTGCGTGCTGGCGGCCGAGGACGTCGCCGCCCAGCTGGGGCTCGAGCCCCGGATGCGCATGGTGAGCTTCGCCTACGCGGGCGTCGACCCGGCCGTGATGGGCATCGGCCCGGTGCCGGCCACCCACCGGGCGCTGCACCTGGCGGGGCTCGAGATCGACGACATCGGCGCCATCGAGATCAACGAGGCGTTCGCCGTGCAGGTCCTGGCCCTGCTGGAGGAGCTCGGGATCCCCGACGACGCCCCGCACGTCAACCCCGACGGCGGCGCGATCGCGATGGGCCACCCGCTGGCCGCCTCCGGCGTCCGCCTCATGGTCCAGCTCGCGCGGCGGTTCGAGGCCGACCCGAGCGTGCGCTGGGGCATGACGACCATGTGCGTCGGCCTCGGCCAGGGCGGCACCGTCATCTGGGAGAACCCCCACCACCCCGACTACACCCCCGTCACCCCGGAGGCAGCGCTGTGA
- a CDS encoding 3-hydroxyacyl-CoA dehydrogenase NAD-binding domain-containing protein, translating to MSITRVLVRDVELPTATAATGGGTLALITLDNGADHRLPSTLGPETIAELTGVLLGLRTRAESGEIAAVAVTGKPYVLAAGADLKRVSAVATREQAFALGRDGHEAYTLLSDLGVPSFAFINGVALGGGLELALSCTYRTVSGAVHALGLPETSLGLVPGWGGAYLLPRLIGIEAAIDVVLTRPASNRPLGAHDAAILDLVDRVLDPADFLERSIAWAAEVLRGDVTVQRRELDDQAHWDAVVAAAREQLDAVVGSSRPAPGRALELMAAARTADRTEAFAAEDEALADLIMTDEMRASVYAFGLVTGAKRPVGAPDAGLARKVRSVGLVGAGLMAAQIALLVARRLKVPVVMRDLDDDRVAAGLGHVRTEVEKAVRRGRLTPDAATRVLASVTGTTDLADLAACDLVIEAVTERLELKQRVLAELEDVVDPEAVLATNTSALSVTAMASQLRHPERVVGLHFFNPVAAMPLVEVVRAERTDDPTHATAFAVTKALGKSAVASADRPGFIVNRLLVLLMGRIVGAVEGGTPVEVADRACDVLGLPMPPFQLFDLVGPAVGLHVLTSLREELGDRFPHSPGLELIVAEGTPLVGPPAAPGRPRRVLPDVQAVFDAARETSGDAAPRHQAPLDEAGVLDDVLTALTHEIRLMLDEGVVDEPGQIDTAMILGAGWPFHLGGITPYLDRTGYAERVTGSRFLPHGVADVPPAA from the coding sequence GTGAGCATCACCCGAGTCCTCGTCCGCGACGTCGAGCTCCCGACGGCGACCGCCGCCACGGGTGGCGGGACGCTCGCGCTGATCACCCTCGACAACGGGGCCGACCACCGCCTCCCCAGCACGCTCGGTCCGGAGACGATCGCCGAGCTGACCGGTGTCCTGCTCGGGCTCCGGACGCGTGCCGAGTCCGGCGAGATCGCGGCCGTGGCGGTCACCGGCAAGCCCTACGTGCTCGCGGCCGGCGCCGACCTCAAGCGGGTCAGCGCCGTCGCGACGCGCGAGCAGGCCTTCGCGCTCGGCCGCGACGGCCACGAGGCCTACACGCTGCTGTCGGACCTCGGCGTGCCGTCGTTCGCGTTCATCAACGGCGTCGCGCTCGGCGGCGGCCTGGAGCTGGCCCTCAGCTGCACCTACCGCACGGTGTCCGGGGCGGTGCACGCCCTCGGGCTGCCCGAGACCTCGCTCGGGCTCGTGCCCGGCTGGGGCGGGGCCTACCTGCTGCCCCGGCTGATCGGGATCGAGGCGGCCATCGACGTCGTCCTCACGCGCCCCGCCTCGAACCGTCCGCTCGGGGCGCACGACGCCGCGATCCTCGACCTGGTGGACCGCGTGCTCGACCCGGCCGACTTCCTCGAGCGGTCGATCGCCTGGGCCGCGGAGGTGCTGCGGGGCGACGTCACCGTGCAGCGTCGCGAGCTCGACGACCAGGCCCACTGGGACGCCGTCGTCGCGGCCGCGCGCGAGCAGCTCGACGCCGTCGTCGGATCCTCGCGTCCGGCCCCCGGCCGGGCGCTGGAGCTGATGGCCGCGGCCCGCACGGCCGACCGGACGGAGGCGTTCGCCGCCGAGGACGAGGCGCTGGCCGACCTGATCATGACCGACGAGATGCGCGCGAGCGTGTACGCCTTCGGGCTCGTCACCGGCGCGAAGCGCCCCGTCGGCGCGCCCGACGCCGGACTCGCCCGCAAGGTCCGCAGCGTCGGTCTCGTCGGTGCCGGGCTGATGGCCGCCCAGATCGCGCTGCTGGTGGCGCGCCGGCTCAAGGTGCCCGTCGTCATGCGCGACCTCGACGACGACCGCGTGGCCGCCGGTCTCGGGCACGTCCGCACCGAGGTGGAGAAGGCGGTCCGCCGCGGCCGGCTCACCCCGGACGCAGCCACCCGGGTCCTGGCCTCGGTCACCGGCACCACCGACCTCGCCGACCTCGCCGCGTGCGACCTCGTCATCGAGGCCGTCACCGAGCGGCTCGAGCTCAAGCAGCGCGTGCTGGCCGAGCTCGAGGACGTCGTGGACCCCGAGGCCGTCCTCGCCACGAACACCTCCGCCCTGTCGGTCACGGCGATGGCGTCGCAGCTGCGCCACCCGGAGCGCGTCGTCGGGCTGCACTTCTTCAACCCGGTGGCCGCCATGCCGCTGGTCGAGGTCGTGCGGGCCGAGCGGACCGACGACCCCACGCACGCCACCGCGTTCGCCGTCACGAAGGCGCTCGGCAAGAGCGCCGTCGCCTCGGCCGACCGGCCGGGCTTCATCGTCAACCGGCTGCTCGTGCTGCTCATGGGCCGGATCGTCGGCGCCGTCGAGGGCGGTACGCCCGTCGAGGTGGCCGACCGCGCGTGCGACGTGCTCGGGCTGCCGATGCCGCCGTTCCAGCTGTTCGACCTCGTCGGACCGGCCGTCGGGCTGCACGTGCTGACGTCGCTGCGCGAGGAGCTGGGCGACCGCTTCCCGCACTCCCCCGGGCTGGAGCTCATCGTGGCCGAGGGCACGCCGCTGGTCGGTCCGCCCGCCGCGCCCGGGCGCCCGCGCCGCGTGCTGCCCGACGTGCAGGCGGTCTTCGACGCCGCCCGCGAGACGTCCGGCGACGCCGCGCCGCGCCACCAGGCGCCGCTCGATGAGGCCGGCGTCCTGGACGACGTGCTCACGGCGCTGACGCACGAGATCCGGCTGATGCTGGACGAGGGCGTCGTCGACGAGCCCGGGCAGATCGACACCGCGATGATCCTCGGTGCCGGCTGGCCGTTCCACCTCGGCGGGATCACGCCGTACCTGGACCGCACCGGCTACGCCGAGCGCGTCACCGGGAGCAGGTTCCTGCCGCACGGCGTCGCCGACGTCCCGCCGGCGGCCTGA
- the pflA gene encoding pyruvate formate-lyase-activating protein, whose protein sequence is MTTPAPTPVPLGVPSTLGGLGTAQDAERHDRLVGLRTGEIGMVHSWELVTAVDGPGTRMTTFLAGCPLRCLYCHNPDTMSARSGTPVRAEELLTRIRRYRQVFAATHGGITLSGGEVLRQPAFAARILRGAREMGVHTAIDTSGFLGALASDALLADIDLVLLDVKSGDPETYRRVTGQELAPTLAFGRRLADLGIETWIRFVQVPGLTDVDENIAPIVSYAASLPTVSRVEILPFHQMGREKWADAGLRYELDDVEPPTPARTEHVREMFRAAGLTTY, encoded by the coding sequence GTGACGACACCGGCTCCCACACCCGTCCCGCTCGGCGTGCCGAGCACGCTCGGTGGCCTCGGCACAGCGCAGGACGCCGAGCGCCACGATCGTCTCGTCGGCCTCCGGACCGGCGAGATCGGGATGGTGCACTCGTGGGAGCTGGTGACGGCCGTCGACGGACCCGGAACCCGGATGACGACGTTCCTGGCGGGCTGCCCGCTCCGGTGCCTGTACTGCCACAACCCCGACACCATGAGCGCGCGCTCGGGCACGCCCGTGCGCGCGGAGGAGCTGCTGACGCGGATCCGTCGCTACCGCCAGGTCTTCGCCGCCACGCACGGCGGCATCACCCTGTCCGGCGGGGAGGTGCTGAGGCAGCCGGCGTTCGCCGCGCGGATCCTGCGCGGCGCCAGGGAGATGGGCGTCCACACGGCGATCGACACCTCGGGCTTCCTCGGCGCCCTCGCGAGCGACGCGCTCCTGGCCGACATCGACCTCGTCCTGCTCGACGTGAAGTCGGGGGATCCCGAGACCTATCGCCGGGTGACGGGTCAGGAGCTCGCGCCGACGCTCGCCTTCGGACGGCGCCTGGCCGACCTCGGCATCGAGACGTGGATCCGGTTCGTCCAGGTCCCCGGCCTCACCGACGTCGACGAGAACATCGCCCCGATCGTCAGCTACGCCGCATCGCTCCCGACCGTCAGCCGGGTCGAGATCCTCCCGTTCCACCAGATGGGGCGCGAGAAGTGGGCTGACGCCGGGCTGCGGTACGAGCTCGACGACGTCGAGCCGCCCACCCCCGCGCGCACCGAGCACGTGCGCGAGATGTTCCGCGCCGCCGGGCTCACGACGTACTGA
- the pflB gene encoding formate C-acetyltransferase: protein MSIATPGHAPVETDAWAGFAHGRWTETVDVRDFIQRNYTPYTGDAAFLAGPTPKTLRVWETLETEFLSVERARRVYDVDTTTPADIDAFRPGYISDDDDVVVGLQTDTPLKRAMMPYGGWRMVETAIREAGLEPDERVKETFTKYRKTHNEGVFDIYTPRIRAARSSHIITGLPDSYGRGRIIGDYRRVALYGVDRLIAEKRADKDAVIGQPFTEHWARYREEHSEQIRSLTKLRAMGAQYGFDLGRPARTALEAVQWTYLGYLASVKSQDGAAMSIGRLSPFFDAYFERDLAAGLLSESDAQEIIDALVIKLRIVRFLRTVDYDQIFSGDPYWATWSDAGMSDDGRTQVTKTSFRLLQTLRNLGPAPEPNITIFWTDDLPEGYKAFCAAISIETSAIQYESDDEIRAHWGDDAAIACCVSPMRVGKQMQFFGARVNAAKALLYAVNGGRDEMTGTQVVDGYEPIRGDGPLDFDDVWARYDAMLDWVVGTYVEALNIIHYSHDRYAYEAIEMALHDAEIVRTLGCGIAGLSIVADSLSAVRYARVTPIRDESGLVVDYLTEGEFPVYGNDDDRADEIAQLVVRTVMDKIRALPTYRDAVPTQSVLTITSNVVYGKATGSFPSGHRQGEPFSPGANPENGMDTHGMIASMMSVGKLDYDDALDGISLTNTITPSALGRTKDEQVTNLVGILDAGMGEGLFHANINVLNKDTLIDAMEHPESYPQLTIRVSGYAVNFVKLTREQQRDVLERTFHASV, encoded by the coding sequence ATGAGCATCGCCACCCCGGGCCACGCCCCGGTCGAGACCGACGCGTGGGCCGGCTTCGCGCACGGTCGGTGGACCGAGACCGTCGACGTCCGCGACTTCATCCAGCGCAACTACACGCCGTACACCGGCGACGCCGCCTTCCTCGCCGGTCCGACCCCGAAGACGCTGCGCGTCTGGGAGACGCTGGAGACGGAGTTCCTGTCCGTCGAGCGGGCCAGGCGGGTCTACGACGTCGACACCACTACTCCCGCAGACATCGACGCGTTCCGTCCCGGCTACATCAGCGACGACGACGACGTCGTCGTCGGGCTGCAGACCGACACCCCGCTCAAGCGCGCGATGATGCCCTACGGCGGCTGGCGGATGGTGGAGACGGCCATCAGGGAGGCCGGGCTCGAGCCAGACGAGCGCGTCAAGGAGACCTTCACGAAGTACCGCAAGACGCACAACGAGGGCGTCTTCGACATCTACACGCCGCGCATCCGGGCGGCCCGCAGCAGCCACATCATCACGGGCCTGCCCGACTCCTACGGGCGCGGCCGGATTATCGGCGACTACCGCCGCGTCGCGCTCTACGGCGTCGACCGCCTCATCGCCGAGAAGCGCGCGGACAAGGACGCCGTGATCGGCCAGCCCTTCACCGAGCACTGGGCGCGCTACCGCGAGGAGCACTCGGAGCAGATCCGCTCCCTGACGAAGCTCAGGGCGATGGGGGCGCAGTACGGGTTCGACCTCGGTCGGCCGGCGCGCACCGCCCTCGAGGCCGTGCAGTGGACCTACCTGGGCTACCTCGCCTCGGTGAAGAGCCAGGACGGTGCGGCCATGAGCATCGGGCGGCTGTCGCCGTTCTTCGACGCGTACTTCGAGCGCGACCTCGCCGCCGGGCTCCTGTCCGAGTCCGACGCGCAGGAGATCATCGACGCGCTCGTCATCAAGCTCCGCATCGTCCGCTTCCTGCGCACCGTCGACTACGACCAGATCTTCTCCGGCGACCCGTACTGGGCGACCTGGTCGGACGCCGGCATGAGCGACGACGGCCGCACCCAGGTCACGAAGACCTCCTTCCGCCTCCTGCAGACGCTGCGCAACCTCGGCCCCGCGCCGGAGCCGAACATCACGATCTTCTGGACCGACGACCTGCCCGAGGGCTACAAGGCCTTCTGCGCCGCGATCTCCATCGAGACCTCGGCGATCCAGTACGAGTCCGACGACGAGATCCGCGCCCACTGGGGCGACGACGCCGCCATCGCCTGCTGCGTCTCGCCGATGCGGGTCGGCAAGCAGATGCAGTTCTTCGGGGCGAGGGTCAACGCGGCCAAGGCGCTGCTGTACGCCGTCAACGGTGGTCGCGACGAGATGACGGGCACGCAGGTCGTGGACGGCTACGAGCCGATCCGCGGCGACGGCCCGCTCGACTTCGACGACGTCTGGGCCCGCTACGACGCGATGCTCGACTGGGTCGTGGGCACCTACGTCGAGGCGCTGAACATCATCCACTACAGCCACGACCGCTACGCCTACGAGGCGATCGAGATGGCGCTGCACGACGCCGAGATCGTCCGCACGCTCGGGTGCGGCATCGCCGGCCTCTCGATCGTCGCCGACAGCCTCTCGGCGGTCAGGTACGCCCGTGTCACCCCGATCCGGGACGAGAGCGGTCTCGTCGTGGACTACCTCACCGAGGGCGAGTTCCCCGTCTACGGCAACGACGACGACCGCGCCGACGAGATCGCCCAGCTCGTCGTGCGGACGGTGATGGACAAGATCCGTGCGCTGCCGACCTACCGCGACGCGGTGCCGACCCAGTCGGTCCTGACGATCACGTCCAACGTCGTCTACGGGAAGGCCACGGGGTCCTTCCCCTCGGGGCACCGCCAGGGCGAGCCGTTCTCGCCGGGCGCCAACCCGGAGAACGGGATGGACACGCACGGGATGATCGCCAGCATGATGAGCGTCGGCAAGCTCGACTACGACGACGCGCTCGACGGCATCTCGCTGACCAACACGATCACGCCGTCGGCCCTGGGTCGCACCAAGGACGAGCAGGTCACCAACCTCGTCGGCATCCTCGACGCCGGGATGGGGGAGGGCCTCTTCCACGCCAACATCAACGTCCTGAACAAGGACACCCTGATCGACGCGATGGAGCACCCGGAGAGCTACCCGCAGCTGACGATCCGGGTCTCCGGCTACGCGGTGAACTTCGTCAAGCTCACCCGCGAGCAGCAGAGGGACGTGCTCGAGCGCACGTTCCACGCCTCGGTCTGA
- a CDS encoding GuaB1 family IMP dehydrogenase-related protein has translation MRFLPGQDPTSDLTYGDVFLVPSASDVTSRFDVDLTPRDGTGARLPVVAANMTAVSGRRMAETLARRGGLAVIPQDVPTELVARSTAWVKSRHTVVETPVHVAPDSTVHDALALMAKRSHGMAVVLTDGRPVGVVTPADCSGVDQFTLVAEVMAETPTVIQESTLTSGAGGVIDEAAVVAAFDTLHGARRKVAPVVRADGTLLGVLTQLGALRSSIYHPALDDEGHLRVAAAIGINGDVASNAAALLAAGVDVLVVDTAHGHQAKMLDALRAVRSVSTDAVVVAGNVVTADGVSDLVAAGADIVKVGVGPGAMCTTRMMTGVGRPQFSAVRECATRARELGAHVWADGGVRHPRDIALAIAAGASQVMVGSWFAGTHESPGDLHVAGDGRRYKESFGMASARAVAARTRGGSAFDRARKALYEEGISSSRMFLDPERPGVEDLLDQITAGLRSACTYAGARTLEELHERAVVGVQSAAGYEEGRPLPAGW, from the coding sequence ATGCGCTTCCTCCCCGGTCAGGACCCCACGAGCGACCTCACCTACGGCGACGTCTTCCTCGTGCCCTCCGCCTCCGACGTCACCAGCCGGTTCGACGTCGACCTCACCCCCCGGGACGGCACCGGGGCGAGGCTGCCCGTGGTCGCCGCCAACATGACCGCGGTCAGCGGCCGCCGCATGGCGGAGACGCTCGCGCGCCGCGGTGGCCTCGCCGTCATCCCCCAGGACGTCCCCACCGAGCTCGTCGCCCGGTCGACCGCGTGGGTCAAGAGCCGGCACACCGTCGTGGAGACGCCCGTCCACGTGGCCCCGGACTCGACGGTCCACGACGCGCTCGCCCTCATGGCCAAACGCTCCCACGGGATGGCCGTGGTGCTGACCGACGGCCGTCCGGTGGGCGTCGTGACGCCCGCCGACTGCAGCGGCGTCGACCAGTTCACGCTCGTGGCGGAGGTCATGGCGGAGACGCCCACGGTGATCCAGGAGTCCACGCTCACGAGCGGTGCGGGCGGCGTCATCGACGAGGCCGCCGTCGTCGCGGCGTTCGACACGCTGCACGGCGCACGCCGCAAGGTCGCACCCGTCGTGCGCGCTGACGGGACGCTGCTGGGCGTCCTCACGCAGCTCGGTGCGCTGCGCTCCTCGATCTACCACCCCGCGCTCGACGACGAGGGCCACCTCCGCGTCGCCGCCGCCATCGGCATCAACGGCGACGTCGCGAGCAACGCGGCCGCGCTGCTCGCCGCGGGGGTGGACGTGCTCGTCGTCGACACCGCGCACGGCCACCAGGCCAAGATGCTCGACGCGCTGCGCGCCGTCCGCTCGGTCTCGACCGACGCCGTCGTCGTCGCCGGCAACGTCGTGACGGCCGACGGCGTGAGCGACCTCGTCGCCGCCGGGGCCGACATCGTCAAGGTCGGCGTGGGCCCTGGTGCCATGTGCACCACCCGCATGATGACCGGCGTCGGCCGGCCCCAGTTCTCCGCGGTGCGCGAGTGCGCCACGCGCGCCCGCGAGCTCGGCGCGCACGTCTGGGCCGACGGCGGGGTCCGCCACCCGCGCGACATCGCGCTCGCGATCGCCGCCGGGGCCAGCCAGGTCATGGTCGGCTCGTGGTTCGCCGGCACGCACGAGTCGCCGGGCGACCTGCACGTCGCCGGGGACGGCCGCCGCTACAAGGAGAGCTTCGGGATGGCCTCGGCCCGCGCCGTCGCCGCCCGCACGCGCGGCGGGTCGGCGTTCGACCGCGCCCGCAAGGCGCTGTACGAGGAGGGCATCTCCTCCTCGCGGATGTTCCTCGACCCCGAGCGCCCCGGCGTGGAGGACCTGCTCGACCAGATCACGGCCGGGCTGCGCTCGGCGTGCACCTACGCCGGCGCCCGCACGCTCGAGGAGCTGCACGAGCGCGCCGTCGTCGGCGTCCAGTCGGCCGCCGGGTACGAGGAGGGGCGCCCCCTCCCCGCCGGCTGGTGA
- a CDS encoding trimeric intracellular cation channel family protein, whose translation MTPLALAEGAADVVTASTEVVRVLDLLGVAANVLLAAVLAREKRFDLIGFLVLGVAAGLGGGMIRDTLLQRGTPVALTDLSYLSVALATAVVAYLVRVEGRWWTRGIRVLDAVALGTWGAVGAQKAIAAGLHWLPALLLGTITAVGGGMVRDVLLHRTPIVFGGNTLYATCATAAAGVVVLADWLTSSEYQGLTTLLAAGVGGTLCLLSYRRGWRLPEARDWRPRPRTVRRRVVEP comes from the coding sequence GTGACACCGCTCGCCCTCGCCGAGGGGGCGGCCGACGTCGTCACCGCGAGCACCGAGGTGGTGCGCGTCCTCGACCTGCTCGGGGTCGCCGCCAACGTGCTGCTGGCCGCGGTGCTGGCCCGCGAGAAGCGTTTCGACCTGATCGGCTTCCTGGTGCTCGGCGTCGCCGCGGGCCTCGGCGGCGGCATGATCCGCGACACGCTGCTGCAGCGCGGCACGCCGGTGGCGCTCACCGACCTGTCCTACCTCAGCGTTGCGCTCGCGACGGCGGTCGTCGCCTATCTGGTGCGGGTCGAGGGCCGGTGGTGGACCCGCGGGATCCGCGTGCTCGACGCCGTCGCGCTCGGCACGTGGGGCGCCGTCGGCGCCCAGAAGGCGATCGCGGCCGGGCTGCACTGGCTGCCGGCCCTTCTGCTCGGCACCATCACCGCCGTCGGCGGCGGGATGGTGCGCGACGTCCTGCTCCACCGCACGCCGATCGTGTTCGGCGGCAACACCCTCTACGCGACGTGCGCGACGGCGGCCGCGGGCGTCGTCGTGCTCGCCGACTGGCTGACCTCGAGCGAGTACCAGGGCCTGACGACGCTGCTCGCGGCGGGGGTCGGCGGCACGCTGTGCCTGCTGTCCTACCGGCGCGGGTGGCGTCTGCCGGAGGCGCGCGACTGGCGGCCCCGGCCGCGCACCGTGCGACGACGGGTGGTCGAGCCGTGA
- a CDS encoding NUDIX hydrolase: MTGLVPPPSPASARSDLLDLAQGRRPWASPLGRARPGSATGQRHSAVLLLFGLLDPSDLADPGHADVDLLLTRRSDALRHHPGQIAFPGGGIDPGETPEVAAVREAVEETGLDGDGVEVLGALADVPVVVSGNVVTPVLGWWAAPSPLAPDGVETAEVFRVPVRDLVDPANRVTVAFQRDRGVAAARGAVHRGPGFQVHGRLVWGFTAFVLDAVLDSLGWSVPWDASREVEL; this comes from the coding sequence GTGACCGGCCTCGTCCCGCCGCCCTCCCCCGCGTCCGCGCGCAGTGACCTGCTGGACCTGGCGCAGGGCCGGCGGCCGTGGGCCTCGCCCCTCGGACGCGCGCGCCCCGGGTCCGCGACGGGCCAGCGCCACTCCGCCGTGCTGCTGCTGTTCGGGCTGCTCGACCCCTCCGACCTGGCCGATCCCGGCCACGCCGACGTCGACCTCCTGCTCACCCGGCGCAGCGACGCGCTCCGCCACCACCCCGGCCAGATCGCCTTCCCGGGCGGAGGCATCGACCCCGGCGAGACGCCCGAGGTCGCGGCCGTGCGCGAGGCCGTGGAGGAGACCGGGCTCGACGGCGACGGCGTCGAGGTGCTCGGCGCGCTCGCCGACGTGCCGGTGGTCGTGAGCGGGAACGTCGTGACGCCGGTGCTCGGGTGGTGGGCGGCGCCGTCGCCCCTGGCACCCGACGGCGTCGAGACCGCCGAGGTATTCCGCGTCCCGGTGCGCGACCTCGTCGACCCCGCGAACCGCGTCACCGTGGCCTTCCAGCGCGACCGCGGCGTCGCAGCCGCGCGCGGCGCCGTCCACCGCGGCCCCGGCTTCCAGGTCCACGGCCGGCTGGTGTGGGGCTTCACCGCGTTCGTGCTCGACGCCGTGCTGGACTCCCTGGGGTGGAGCGTGCCGTGGGACGCGTCGCGCGAGGTGGAGCTGTAG
- a CDS encoding NAD-dependent epimerase/dehydratase family protein → MRVLLTGSNGFVGARTAAAARERGWQVVGLGRAAGPATPVDAYVRHDLAAPLPADAVPGEIDAVVHAAALASPFARPGDFVAANVHGTRHVVAWSAARGGVPLVHVSSSSVLYRDADQLDLTEDDPVTPDGEQLNAYSRSKAVAERVVAASAGPWSILRPRAVIGEGDTVLLPRILRLADRGLLPVLEPRDGPRVRVDLTDVGTVAHYLLEAVERRVTGVYNLTNAQPVDLYPFALDLLRRIGVEPRLRRVPPSLVRAAAGAGEWVSAHLLDHREPPLTRFGVSVLSRSKTFDVSRALRDLGAPAVPLAESVDRLVADWSAGRA, encoded by the coding sequence ATGCGCGTGCTCCTCACCGGTTCGAACGGCTTCGTCGGGGCCCGCACCGCCGCCGCGGCGCGCGAGCGCGGGTGGCAGGTCGTCGGGCTGGGCCGCGCGGCCGGACCGGCCACCCCCGTGGACGCCTACGTCCGCCACGACCTCGCCGCGCCGCTCCCGGCCGACGCGGTGCCCGGCGAGATCGACGCCGTCGTCCACGCCGCCGCGCTCGCCTCGCCGTTCGCCCGGCCCGGCGACTTCGTCGCGGCCAACGTGCACGGCACCCGCCACGTCGTGGCGTGGTCGGCCGCGCGCGGCGGGGTCCCGCTCGTGCACGTCTCCAGCTCCTCGGTGCTCTACCGCGACGCCGACCAGCTCGACCTCACCGAGGACGACCCCGTCACGCCCGACGGCGAGCAGCTCAACGCCTACTCCCGCAGCAAGGCGGTGGCCGAGCGCGTCGTCGCCGCGTCCGCCGGGCCGTGGTCGATCCTGCGTCCCCGGGCCGTCATCGGCGAGGGCGACACGGTGCTGCTCCCCCGCATCCTCCGGCTCGCCGACCGCGGCCTCCTGCCCGTGCTCGAACCGCGCGACGGACCCCGCGTGCGGGTCGACCTCACCGACGTCGGCACGGTCGCGCACTACCTGCTCGAGGCGGTCGAGCGCCGGGTCACGGGCGTCTACAACCTCACCAACGCGCAGCCGGTCGACCTGTACCCGTTCGCGCTCGACCTGCTCCGGCGGATCGGCGTGGAGCCGCGGCTGCGCCGCGTGCCGCCGTCGCTCGTCCGGGCGGCCGCCGGGGCGGGCGAGTGGGTCAGCGCCCACCTGCTCGACCACCGCGAGCCGCCGCTGACCAGGTTCGGCGTCTCGGTGCTGTCGCGCTCCAAGACGTTCGACGTCTCCCGCGCCCTCCGCGACCTCGGCGCCCCCGCCGTCCCCCTCGCCGAGAGCGTCGACCGGCTCGTGGCGGACTGGTCGGCCGGGCGTGCCTAG